One window of Arthrobacter oryzae genomic DNA carries:
- a CDS encoding NAD-dependent protein deacetylase yields the protein MRQRHPGLGMTGFASLPPVGAAAPAPDELGVLRGIRDALAGNRFALLTGAGLSTDSGIPDYRGPDAAPRAPMTYQEFIGHAGNRQRYWARNHIGWSHLRRADPNDGHAAAARLEQRGLLTGLITQNVDRLHEDAGSVNVVDLHGRFDRVACLSCARRYSRTLLAGVLEELNPGFLERALADGMVEMAPDADATVEDSALIRSFVVAHCPACGGNLKPDFVYFGENVPKDRVERSYAMVDEARALVVAGSSLTVMSGLRFVRHAAKQEKPVVIINRGATRGDDLATIKLEAGVSESLTWLAGELPDL from the coding sequence ATGAGGCAGCGGCACCCCGGACTTGGCATGACTGGTTTCGCCAGCCTGCCGCCGGTGGGGGCTGCCGCGCCCGCCCCTGACGAACTTGGCGTCCTCCGGGGCATCCGGGATGCCCTGGCGGGCAACCGTTTTGCACTCCTTACCGGGGCAGGCCTCAGTACGGACTCGGGCATTCCGGACTATCGGGGGCCCGACGCAGCACCGCGGGCGCCCATGACTTACCAGGAGTTCATTGGCCACGCCGGTAACCGCCAGCGGTACTGGGCGCGCAACCACATTGGCTGGTCCCACCTCCGGCGGGCGGACCCCAATGACGGCCATGCGGCAGCTGCCCGGCTGGAGCAGCGCGGCCTGTTGACCGGCCTCATTACCCAAAACGTTGACCGGCTCCACGAAGATGCCGGCAGTGTCAACGTGGTTGACCTCCACGGCCGCTTCGACCGGGTGGCCTGCCTGTCCTGTGCGCGCCGGTATAGCAGGACCCTGCTGGCGGGGGTCCTGGAGGAACTGAATCCCGGGTTCCTGGAACGGGCCCTGGCTGACGGCATGGTGGAGATGGCGCCCGATGCCGACGCCACCGTGGAGGACTCGGCCCTCATCCGCAGTTTCGTCGTGGCGCACTGTCCGGCCTGCGGGGGCAATCTGAAACCCGACTTTGTGTACTTCGGTGAAAATGTTCCCAAGGACCGGGTGGAACGCTCGTACGCCATGGTCGACGAGGCCCGCGCCCTTGTTGTTGCCGGATCCTCACTGACCGTCATGAGCGGCCTTCGCTTCGTACGCCATGCCGCCAAGCAGGAGAAGCCGGTGGTCATCATCAACAGGGGAGCCACGCGGGGGGACGACCTGGCCACGATCAAGCTGGAAGCCGGAGTCAGTGAATCGCTCACGTGGCTGGCAGGCGAACTGCCGGATCTGTGA
- a CDS encoding MFS transporter, with the protein MTTRTESPLADADGAVVEPEQLRRATLASSVGSALEYYDFYIYGLASALIFGPLFFKPLGEDGALIASFATYGVGFAARPFGGVIFGYIGDRFGRKMVLILTIGLMGTASFAIGLLPTFEQAGMLGAVLLVTLRILQGLGAGAEQAGATTLISEVAPRRRRGFFASLPFVGIQLGTLLGAGTFALIAMADKAVLEGWLWRVPFLASILLIAVAIFIRLRLKETPVFQELEKHKNVVKNPVGQLWKHSKKNVLVGIGLRMGENGNSSIYSALLIAFLAAKDGVFPGDKFIGPVGLLIAAGFAAVMVVTFGALSDRFGRVPVYRYGALFQAVIALPAFYLVTLGNVTLVWVVMVVGIAIGVQSMLGPQCPLLPELFGSQYRFTGVAMSRELSAVLAGGLVPLVGASLLAATDHSWLVLAIYSLVLALISFATTFFTPETVGRDLVLTEDAS; encoded by the coding sequence GTGACAACTCGTACTGAATCACCGCTTGCGGATGCGGACGGCGCCGTCGTCGAACCGGAACAACTGCGGAGGGCAACTCTTGCCAGCTCCGTGGGCTCCGCTCTGGAGTATTACGATTTCTACATTTACGGCCTGGCATCGGCATTGATCTTCGGGCCGCTTTTTTTCAAGCCCCTCGGTGAGGACGGTGCCCTGATCGCATCGTTCGCCACCTACGGCGTCGGGTTCGCAGCCCGCCCGTTCGGCGGAGTCATCTTTGGCTATATCGGTGACAGGTTCGGCCGCAAAATGGTCCTGATCCTCACGATCGGCCTGATGGGAACCGCGAGCTTCGCCATCGGCCTGCTGCCGACCTTCGAGCAGGCGGGCATGCTGGGTGCGGTCCTGCTGGTCACGCTCCGCATCCTCCAGGGCCTCGGAGCCGGCGCTGAACAGGCCGGTGCCACCACCCTGATTTCCGAAGTTGCACCGCGCCGCCGTCGTGGTTTCTTCGCTTCCCTGCCGTTCGTCGGCATCCAACTGGGCACCCTCCTGGGTGCAGGCACGTTTGCGCTGATCGCCATGGCGGACAAGGCCGTGCTGGAGGGGTGGTTGTGGCGCGTACCGTTCCTGGCCAGCATCCTCCTGATAGCGGTGGCAATCTTCATCCGGCTGCGGCTAAAGGAAACGCCGGTGTTCCAGGAGCTCGAAAAGCACAAGAACGTGGTCAAGAACCCCGTCGGCCAGCTGTGGAAGCACTCGAAGAAGAACGTGCTGGTGGGCATCGGCCTGCGCATGGGCGAGAACGGCAATTCCTCGATCTATTCCGCGCTCCTGATCGCCTTCCTGGCGGCCAAGGACGGCGTGTTCCCGGGCGATAAGTTCATCGGACCCGTGGGCCTGCTCATCGCCGCCGGCTTTGCCGCCGTCATGGTGGTCACCTTCGGCGCGCTCTCCGACCGTTTCGGCCGCGTGCCGGTCTACCGCTATGGTGCACTCTTCCAGGCGGTCATCGCCCTCCCGGCGTTCTACCTCGTGACGCTGGGCAACGTGACCCTCGTCTGGGTGGTCATGGTGGTAGGCATCGCCATCGGCGTCCAGTCCATGCTGGGCCCGCAGTGCCCGCTCCTGCCTGAACTGTTCGGCTCCCAGTACCGCTTCACCGGGGTGGCCATGAGCCGGGAACTCTCCGCCGTCCTGGCCGGCGGGCTTGTTCCCCTCGTGGGTGCCTCGCTCCTGGCGGCAACGGATCACTCCTGGCTGGTGCTCGCCATCTACTCGCTGGTTCTTGCCCTGATTTCGTTCGCCACCACGTTCTTCACTCCGGAGACCGTGGGCCGCGACCTTGTCCTCACGGAGGACGCCAGCTAG
- a CDS encoding D-2-hydroxyacid dehydrogenase, producing MMNTMTTKTTVAIAVPLEAELVERIRAVDPSVTVLYEPALLPPERFPADHSGDPDFKRTPEQEERYWDMLNKADVLYGFPNENPDGLARIAGSNPRLQWIHAMAAGAGGAVKASGLDQETLQKFKVTTSAGVHALPLAEFAALGILNGFKRSAELAADQAARIWPELRTPTRLVNGSTLVVAGLGEIGMETARLARALGMKVSGTKRNVEPIDGIAEVADNDGLPGLLASADAVVNTLPGTPYTEKLFNREVFAAMKPGTVFVNVGRGTVVDEDALLEALDNGQVGYACLDVFAVEPLPQDSRLWNHPKVMVSPHTSALSAAENRLIAERFSSNLRVFLDGGELPHLVDTVHFY from the coding sequence ATGATGAACACCATGACGACCAAAACCACCGTCGCAATCGCCGTCCCCCTCGAAGCTGAGCTGGTGGAGCGCATACGCGCCGTAGACCCTTCCGTAACCGTCCTCTATGAGCCCGCCCTCCTGCCGCCCGAACGCTTTCCCGCCGACCACTCCGGCGACCCTGACTTCAAGCGCACCCCGGAACAGGAGGAACGCTACTGGGACATGCTCAACAAGGCCGACGTCCTGTATGGCTTCCCCAACGAGAACCCCGACGGACTGGCCCGCATTGCCGGCAGCAACCCCCGGCTCCAATGGATCCACGCCATGGCCGCAGGGGCCGGCGGAGCCGTCAAAGCGTCGGGGCTGGACCAGGAAACCCTCCAGAAATTCAAGGTCACCACGTCAGCCGGCGTTCATGCCCTGCCGCTGGCGGAGTTCGCTGCCCTGGGCATCCTCAACGGCTTCAAGCGCAGCGCCGAGCTCGCGGCAGACCAGGCAGCCAGGATCTGGCCTGAACTGCGGACCCCGACCCGCCTGGTGAACGGCTCCACCCTGGTGGTGGCCGGCCTCGGCGAGATCGGGATGGAGACCGCCCGCCTCGCCCGGGCACTGGGAATGAAGGTCAGTGGTACCAAACGGAACGTGGAGCCGATCGACGGCATTGCGGAAGTTGCGGACAACGACGGCCTGCCCGGCCTGCTCGCTTCCGCCGACGCCGTCGTGAACACCCTGCCCGGCACGCCCTACACGGAGAAACTGTTCAACCGCGAAGTTTTCGCCGCCATGAAACCGGGGACGGTCTTCGTCAACGTGGGACGCGGCACTGTGGTGGACGAGGACGCGCTATTGGAGGCACTCGACAACGGACAGGTCGGGTATGCCTGCCTCGACGTTTTCGCCGTCGAGCCCCTGCCGCAGGACAGCCGGCTCTGGAACCACCCCAAGGTGATGGTATCCCCGCACACCTCGGCGCTGAGCGCGGCGGAGAACCGGCTGATCGCCGAACGCTTCAGCAGCAACCTGCGCGTATTCCTCGATGGCGGGGAGCTCCCCCACCTCGTGGACACGGTGCACTTCTACTAA
- a CDS encoding DMT family transporter, protein MRPNNSATVVIRPVIPPSTPSGLLWGLLGVAAFSFTVPFTKVAVAGLSPLFIGSGRAVVAAVFAASALALARQRLPRGVQWARLAVVAAGVVIGFPLLTSFALTSTPASHGAVVIALLPAATATAAVLRGHERPRAAFWIITGVGALAAIAFASMQSGGFGQLHSADLLLLGAVVAAAIGYAEGGLLARELGAWQTVSWALVLASPLMGFLTMLSLAEQPPSATPAQWASFAYLGLVSMFLGFFAWYRGLAIGPMAQVSQIQLIQPVLSIVWAALLLGEALTWTTIIGGLAVILCAGAAVRLRPAAGPAAGLNAGPHAARSLQPAKD, encoded by the coding sequence ATGAGACCTAATAATAGCGCTACTGTAGTGATTCGCCCAGTGATACCGCCCAGCACCCCCTCCGGACTGTTGTGGGGACTCCTCGGAGTAGCGGCCTTCTCGTTCACGGTTCCGTTCACCAAGGTCGCCGTCGCGGGGCTCTCACCACTGTTCATCGGGTCCGGCCGCGCGGTGGTTGCCGCGGTCTTTGCCGCCTCGGCTTTGGCGCTCGCACGGCAGCGGCTTCCCCGCGGCGTCCAGTGGGCGCGCCTCGCGGTGGTGGCCGCCGGCGTCGTCATCGGTTTTCCCCTGCTGACGTCTTTCGCGCTCACCAGCACGCCGGCCAGCCATGGCGCGGTGGTCATCGCACTGCTTCCGGCCGCGACGGCGACCGCCGCTGTCCTGAGGGGGCACGAACGCCCACGCGCAGCGTTCTGGATTATCACCGGCGTGGGCGCCCTGGCGGCCATAGCCTTCGCGTCCATGCAGTCCGGCGGATTCGGACAGCTGCACTCGGCTGACCTGCTCCTCCTTGGCGCAGTGGTGGCAGCGGCCATCGGCTACGCGGAGGGCGGCCTGTTGGCGCGTGAGCTCGGCGCCTGGCAGACCGTGTCCTGGGCGCTGGTGCTGGCGTCGCCGCTGATGGGATTCCTGACGATGCTGTCCCTGGCCGAGCAGCCCCCGTCAGCCACTCCCGCCCAGTGGGCGTCGTTCGCCTACCTCGGCCTGGTGAGCATGTTCCTGGGATTCTTCGCCTGGTACCGCGGACTGGCCATCGGCCCCATGGCCCAGGTCAGCCAGATCCAGCTCATCCAGCCTGTGTTGAGCATCGTCTGGGCCGCCCTCCTGCTGGGGGAGGCCCTGACCTGGACCACCATCATTGGCGGCCTCGCCGTCATCCTCTGCGCCGGCGCGGCCGTCCGGCTCCGGCCGGCCGCCGGCCCGGCCGCCGGCCTGAACGCCGGTCCGCACGCCGCAAGATCCCTCCAGCCTGCAAAGGACTAG
- a CDS encoding FMN-binding negative transcriptional regulator, giving the protein MYTPAHFAAGPDSVRELLTRPAAANLVTMTRQGLLATLLPFVFDPSGGEHGALHTHVARNNPQWSEPVIGEALAIIQGADAYISPSWYASKAEHGRVVPTWNYSTAHVYGTLVIHDDPAWLAGQVRRLTDRHEEDSDHPWSVDDAPERFISGQLRAIVGLELVITRIEAKTKLSQNRPDADIDGVVAGLALRGQQAIASDVEEARRR; this is encoded by the coding sequence ATGTACACTCCAGCCCACTTCGCCGCCGGACCCGATTCGGTGCGCGAGCTCCTGACCCGGCCGGCCGCAGCCAACCTGGTCACCATGACCCGGCAGGGCCTGCTCGCCACGCTGCTGCCGTTCGTTTTCGACCCCTCGGGCGGCGAACACGGCGCCCTGCACACCCACGTGGCGCGGAACAATCCACAGTGGTCCGAGCCGGTGATCGGAGAAGCACTCGCCATCATCCAGGGCGCTGACGCCTACATCTCACCGTCCTGGTACGCCTCGAAAGCCGAGCACGGGCGCGTGGTGCCCACCTGGAACTACTCCACGGCACACGTTTACGGCACACTGGTGATCCATGACGATCCGGCCTGGCTCGCCGGCCAGGTCAGGCGGCTGACCGACCGTCACGAGGAAGACTCCGACCACCCATGGAGCGTGGACGATGCCCCGGAGCGTTTCATCTCCGGCCAGCTGCGCGCCATCGTGGGCCTCGAACTGGTCATCACCAGGATCGAAGCGAAGACCAAGCTCAGCCAGAACCGGCCCGACGCCGACATCGACGGTGTGGTGGCCGGGCTTGCTCTCCGGGGTCAGCAAGCCATAGCTTCAGACGTCGAGGAGGCCAGGCGGCGATAA
- a CDS encoding DUF3052 domain-containing protein — translation MSEADAATSVNVAEKLGFKNGDLIQEFGYDDDVDFDLRDDIEDLTGSELLDEDDHDVVDAVIFWWRDGDGDLVDTLMDSLTTLSENGVVWVLTPKSGRHGYVSPAEIQEAAPTAGLHLTTSPGVSKDWSATRLVTRKNK, via the coding sequence GTGAGCGAGGCCGACGCCGCCACTTCGGTAAATGTGGCGGAAAAATTGGGTTTCAAAAACGGGGATCTGATTCAGGAGTTCGGTTACGACGACGACGTCGACTTCGACTTACGTGATGATATTGAGGACCTGACCGGTTCCGAGCTCCTTGATGAGGACGACCATGACGTGGTGGACGCCGTCATTTTCTGGTGGCGGGACGGCGACGGAGACCTGGTTGACACCCTGATGGATTCGCTGACCACCCTGAGTGAGAACGGTGTTGTCTGGGTGCTCACGCCGAAGTCAGGGCGGCACGGCTATGTGTCCCCGGCGGAGATCCAGGAGGCCGCACCCACGGCAGGGCTCCACCTCACCACGTCACCGGGTGTCTCCAAGGACTGGAGCGCAACGCGCCTGGTCACCAGGAAGAACAAGTGA
- a CDS encoding peroxiredoxin → MQPVQDAGAAAGVPAVGETAPDFELVNQYGEPVRLSELRGRNVVVVFYPFAFSGICTGELCEIRDNLALFEDENATVLALSVDSKFTLRAYAEKEGYGFDLLADFWPHGDVASQYGVFDPGSGMALRGTFIIDADGIIRYVVVNPRGQARDLAGYRAALSELGGN, encoded by the coding sequence CTGCAGCCCGTGCAGGATGCCGGTGCGGCGGCCGGTGTTCCTGCGGTCGGAGAGACGGCCCCCGACTTCGAACTGGTCAATCAGTACGGTGAACCTGTGAGGCTGTCGGAACTGCGGGGACGCAACGTCGTCGTAGTTTTTTATCCGTTCGCTTTCTCGGGAATTTGTACCGGCGAACTCTGTGAGATCCGGGACAACCTTGCACTGTTCGAGGATGAGAACGCCACTGTCCTTGCGCTTTCCGTGGACAGCAAGTTTACGCTGCGCGCATATGCGGAGAAGGAGGGCTACGGGTTTGACCTGCTGGCCGACTTCTGGCCGCATGGGGACGTGGCTTCCCAATACGGCGTGTTTGATCCCGGCAGCGGCATGGCACTGCGGGGAACGTTCATTATCGACGCCGACGGCATCATCCGGTATGTCGTGGTGAATCCCCGCGGCCAGGCCCGCGACCTGGCCGGTTATCGCGCAGCCCTTTCGGAGCTCGGCGGGAACTGA
- a CDS encoding IclR family transcriptional regulator, protein MADSRAPRTSDGLGSASPAPAVTRAAAVLEALAASATGRLTLSDLSRELGIPKSSTSNLMLALEEARLINRQGADFTLGRKLVELGAAYLSRLDEVQEFYRFCEQAPTLSGETVRIAMLDGTNVIYLARYEGHPAVRLTSNIGDKMPVSLCAVGKALIARLHDHDIDEMFPDDAELPVLTPKSLRTGAEFKKQLPVIREQGYAFEDEESTTGVVCLAVAVPTRGAHGPSLGLSVTALKATYSQEQGAMMVKELQELARSLGNPMG, encoded by the coding sequence ATGGCCGATTCCCGGGCTCCCCGCACCTCCGACGGACTGGGGAGTGCGTCCCCCGCGCCGGCCGTGACGAGGGCTGCTGCCGTGCTGGAGGCACTGGCTGCCTCCGCGACAGGCAGGCTTACGCTGAGCGACCTTTCGCGGGAACTGGGCATCCCCAAGTCGTCGACATCGAATCTGATGTTGGCACTTGAGGAGGCGCGCCTCATCAACCGGCAGGGTGCCGATTTCACCCTGGGGCGCAAACTTGTGGAACTCGGCGCCGCCTACCTCAGCCGGCTGGACGAGGTCCAGGAGTTCTACCGCTTCTGCGAGCAGGCTCCCACCCTGTCCGGCGAAACTGTCCGCATCGCCATGCTGGACGGCACCAATGTGATCTACCTGGCCCGTTATGAAGGGCACCCGGCGGTCAGGCTCACGTCCAATATCGGCGACAAGATGCCGGTGTCGCTGTGCGCCGTGGGCAAGGCCCTCATTGCCCGGCTGCACGATCACGACATCGACGAGATGTTTCCTGATGATGCCGAACTGCCGGTACTTACTCCCAAATCGCTCCGGACCGGCGCTGAGTTCAAAAAGCAACTGCCGGTCATCCGGGAGCAGGGCTACGCCTTCGAGGATGAAGAGTCCACCACCGGCGTCGTGTGCCTTGCGGTTGCGGTCCCCACCAGGGGAGCCCACGGACCGAGCCTGGGACTGTCCGTCACTGCCCTGAAGGCAACCTATTCCCAGGAGCAGGGCGCCATGATGGTCAAGGAGCTGCAGGAACTGGCACGTTCACTCGGCAACCCCATGGGCTAA
- a CDS encoding aminotransferase-like domain-containing protein, whose amino-acid sequence MNNDSSSKIATRLRDWIAQAAPGSRLPSTRSLVAEFQASPVTVQKALQALTAQGLIESRPGVGTFVRAVRTARPSDYGWQTAALRSPLAPLPSASTTMRDVANDAIAFHSGYPDRELLPERLVRAALTRAARGEAALSRPPAAGLPELQSWFAHELGASTPAGTTPPNPSDVVVLPGSQSGLSSIFSALAGRGQPLLMESPTYWGAILAAAQAGVRVVPVPTGPDGPDPTELARAFDETGARLFYAQPNYANPTGAQWAAGRGEEVLQVVRDKGAFLVEDDWAHDFGITTNPVPVASRDDSGHVVYLRSLTKSVSPAIRIAAVIARGPARERILADRAAESMYVSGLLQAAALDVVTQPGWQTHLRSLRHQLQSRRDLLVASMREHAPQAHIEHVPKGGLNLWARVPDGTDLERLARDCESDGVIIAAGREWFPAEPAGAFIRLNYSGSNPGAFPQGARVIGRALERANP is encoded by the coding sequence ATGAACAACGATAGCAGTTCGAAGATTGCCACGCGACTGCGCGATTGGATCGCCCAGGCCGCGCCGGGATCAAGGCTGCCGTCCACGCGGTCGCTGGTCGCTGAGTTCCAGGCAAGCCCGGTCACGGTGCAGAAGGCACTGCAGGCCCTCACCGCACAGGGCCTCATTGAAAGCCGGCCCGGCGTCGGGACATTCGTCCGTGCCGTCCGGACCGCGCGCCCGTCGGACTACGGCTGGCAGACGGCCGCCTTGAGGTCACCGCTGGCGCCGCTTCCGTCGGCCTCCACCACCATGCGTGACGTGGCAAATGATGCCATCGCTTTCCATTCCGGCTACCCGGACCGCGAGCTTCTGCCTGAACGGCTGGTGCGGGCAGCCCTTACCCGCGCAGCCCGCGGTGAAGCGGCGTTATCCCGTCCCCCCGCAGCAGGCCTGCCGGAACTTCAATCGTGGTTCGCGCACGAACTCGGCGCATCGACACCGGCCGGGACCACGCCGCCGAACCCGAGCGACGTCGTCGTCCTTCCGGGAAGCCAGAGCGGGCTCAGCTCGATCTTCAGCGCCCTCGCCGGCCGCGGACAGCCGCTGCTGATGGAATCCCCCACCTACTGGGGCGCCATCCTGGCGGCGGCGCAGGCCGGCGTCCGCGTTGTCCCGGTACCCACCGGACCTGACGGTCCGGACCCTACCGAACTGGCGCGGGCGTTCGACGAAACCGGAGCGCGCCTGTTCTACGCGCAACCCAACTACGCGAACCCCACGGGGGCGCAGTGGGCGGCCGGGCGGGGCGAAGAGGTCCTGCAGGTGGTGCGCGACAAGGGCGCGTTCCTGGTGGAGGACGACTGGGCACACGACTTCGGGATCACCACCAATCCTGTGCCCGTCGCCTCCCGCGACGACTCCGGCCATGTGGTGTACCTTCGTTCGCTGACCAAGAGCGTATCCCCGGCCATCCGCATTGCCGCGGTCATCGCACGCGGCCCGGCACGTGAGCGCATCCTGGCGGACCGGGCAGCCGAGTCGATGTATGTCAGCGGGCTACTCCAGGCAGCAGCGCTGGACGTCGTCACGCAGCCGGGATGGCAGACGCACCTGCGGAGCCTCCGCCACCAGCTCCAGTCGCGCCGGGACCTCCTGGTCGCCAGCATGCGCGAGCACGCCCCTCAGGCGCACATCGAGCACGTCCCCAAGGGAGGGCTGAATCTCTGGGCGCGGGTGCCCGACGGGACTGACCTCGAACGGCTGGCCCGCGACTGCGAAAGCGACGGTGTCATCATTGCCGCCGGACGGGAGTGGTTCCCTGCCGAACCTGCCGGCGCGTTCATCCGCCTCAACTACTCGGGGTCCAACCCGGGAGCGTTTCCGCAGGGTGCGCGCGTCATCGGCCGGGCACTGGAACGCGCCAACCCCTAG